The Neoarius graeffei isolate fNeoGra1 chromosome 7, fNeoGra1.pri, whole genome shotgun sequence genome includes a region encoding these proteins:
- the wdr89 gene encoding WD repeat-containing protein 89: protein MDSLEDTFEALSISRRLQPDEPSYILDLTLSPVDLVAVSCSNRVVRLHAKETLRVLGEHQGHTGAVFGVRFSPSSPDLLFSGSSDGTLRSWDVRQPGSSAVRVFRSDPDHSYCSFDVSCNGTVVCAGTEQLGEDSFLVFWDSRMTGGGARQEGLLGVYSESHSDDITAVRFHPKQADRLASGSTDGLVNVFDLSLGEEDDALITTCNCDSSASALCWSGKNQDQLLCLTHDEGLHLWDLSQLDSDDSFTLFSSSDARTLISSPEGTSLDYFVGGTWLDEADRLVVVGGSHSGELHLLDCTDGELKLMKSLSGGHSSTVRCFQWDAVGVALLTGGEDGQLLQWKVGAEEISVGKKDNFKSISSVQLKAKSHRKQALKKERKRTF from the exons ATGGATTCCCTTGAAGACACCTTCGAGGCACTGTCGATCTCCAGACGCTTGCAGCCAGATGAGCCGTCGTATATCCTGGACTTAACCCTTTCACCCGTGGACCTCGTTGCCGTGTCCTGCTCCAATCGTGTCGTTCGGCTGCACGCCAAAGAGACCCTCCGAGTCTTGGGAGAACATCAGGGCCACACAGGGGCCGTGTTCGGGGTTCGATTTTCTCCATCCTCACCCGATCTGCTCTTCTCTGGCTCTTCAGACGGGACGCTGCGATCCTGGGACGTGCGTCAGCCCGGTTCCTCCGCAGTCCGGGTGTTCAGGAGCGATCCGGATCATTCGTACTGTTCGTTCGATGTGAGCTgtaacggcacggtggtgtgtgcCGGCACCGAGCAGCTGGGCGAAGACAGCTTTCTGGTTTTCTGGGACTCCCGGATGACAGGAGGTGGAGCCAGACAGGAAGGGCTGCTGGGGGTGTACTCAGAGTCGCACAGCGATGACATCACAGCCGTACGCTTTCACCCAAAGCAGGCAGACAGGCTGGCGTCGGGTTCCACAGACGGCCTGGTGAACGTCTTCGATTTGAGTTTGGGAGAAGAAGACGACGCCCTCATCACCACGTGCAACTGTGACTCATCCGCTAGCGCCCTCTGTTGGTCAG GTAAGAATCAGGACCAGCTGCTGTGTTTGACACACGACGAAGGGCTCCATCTGTGGGATTTGTCTCAGCTGGACAGCGACGACTCCTTCACGCTCTTCAGTTCATCTGACGCTCGAACCCTCATCTCTTCACCTGAGGGAACTTCTCTGGATTACTTTGTGGGCGGAACATGGCTGGACGAAGCAGATCGCCTGGTCGTGGTGGGCGGATCCCACAGCGGAGAGCTCCACCTGCTGGACTGCACTGACGGTGAACTGAAGCTGATGAAGTCACTGAGCGGCGGCCATTCATCTACGGTCCGGTGTTTCCAGTGGGATGCGGTGGGCGTGGCCTTGCTGACGGGCGGCGAGGACGGCCAGCTGCTCCAGTGGAAGGTGGGAGCCGAAGAGATCAGCGTGGGGAAGAAAGACAACTTCAAAAGCATCTCATCCGTGCAGCTTAAAGCAAAATCGCACAGGAAGCAGGCactgaaaaaagagagaaagcgtACATTTTAA